The DNA window AAGATGTTCTCGCGCCCTGAGATCTCGGGATGGAAGCCGGCGCCGAGCTCGATCAAGGCGGCGACGCGACCGTCGACGGTGATCTGGCCGGAGGATGGTTGCAGGATGCCGGCGACGATCTTGAGCAAGGTCGACTTGCCGGAGCCGTTGCCGCCGATGATGCCGAAGGCCTCCCCCGGCTGCACCGTGAAGGACACCTCGTCGAGGGCGGCGATGGCCTCGTCACGGCTCAGGTTGCGCACCAGGCTGCGGTCGAGCAAAGCGCTCTTGAGGGTCTTGAAGTGAGCTCCCGGGGCGACTCGCCGGTAGAGCTTCGAAACCCCGTCGACCCGGATGGCCGGTGCGTCGCTCATACCGCCTCCACCAGGGTCTCCCGCAGGCGATCGAAGAGCCAACAGCCGGCGATCCAGCAGATCGCGGTGGTCAAACCCATCTGGGCCCACAGGCCGAGGCTCGGAAATGTGCCCGCGAAGAGAGTCTGCTGATAGGCCAGCGTGTAGGAGGTGAAGGGGTTGAGGCGGATCAGCCACTGCAGCGCCGGAACCGGCACCGCGCTCAGCGGGTAGAGGATCGGGGCGAGGAAGAAGAGTAGCGTCAGGAGGTTGTTGAGCAGGTCGCGGACGTCCTTGAAGTGGACGTTGAGGGCCGCCAGGGCCAGCACCAGGCCGGAGACCATCGGCAGCTGCAGGAGGATCACGACCGGCGCCAGCAGCATGCTCCAGCCCCCGAGCTGGTGGCCCATGGCGGTGCCGATGGCGAGGGCCGCCAGCAGGATCGGAATCGCCAGCAGAAAGTGCACCAGATTCGAGAGCACCGCCACCATCGGCAGGATCTCGACCGGAAAGACCGCCTTGCGCAGCATGCCGGAGTTGGAGAGCAGCGAAAGGGTGCCTTCGAGAAGCGATCCCGAGACCCAGATCCAGGGAAACAGGCCGGTGATCAGGAAGAGGGCGTAGGGTTCGATCTCGCCGCCGATGGGGCGTTGGAAGACGTAGCCGAAGACGAAGCTGTAGACCGCCAGCAGCAGCAGCGGATTGACCAGCGACCAGAAGAATCCCAGCACCGAGCCGCGGTAGCGGGCCTTGAGGTCGCGCACCGTCAGGGTGGCGAGCAGGCCTCGGTGGCGAAAGAGCTGAAGGGCGGGCTGGATCATTGCGGTGGGGAGAGGGGC is part of the Acidobacteriota bacterium genome and encodes:
- a CDS encoding ABC transporter permease; translated protein: MIQPALQLFRHRGLLATLTVRDLKARYRGSVLGFFWSLVNPLLLLAVYSFVFGYVFQRPIGGEIEPYALFLITGLFPWIWVSGSLLEGTLSLLSNSGMLRKAVFPVEILPMVAVLSNLVHFLLAIPILLAALAIGTAMGHQLGGWSMLLAPVVILLQLPMVSGLVLALAALNVHFKDVRDLLNNLLTLLFFLAPILYPLSAVPVPALQWLIRLNPFTSYTLAYQQTLFAGTFPSLGLWAQMGLTTAICWIAGCWLFDRLRETLVEAV